A DNA window from Bacillus sp. SM2101 contains the following coding sequences:
- the nuoN gene encoding NADH-quinone oxidoreductase subunit NuoN — translation MDLDTLLSYEWGIMAPEFVILGVATLLSLIDLFMGQNKSRKPLAWLGIAGIVVAIIFLVGSFDKDVTSILYDTYRLDSFGKAFKLLLLVGAGLVLLLSMSYQPKDKLEYRGEFYYLFLTALLGAMIMTSSGDMITLFVGLELLSISSYILAGLRKKNQLSNESAMKYVVNGGIATALTLFGMSYIYGLTGTTNVIEIAYQLSTIYDTNLQYMLSLAFLIMFVGLAFKLAAAPFHMWAPDVYQGAPTPVTAFLSVVSKTAGFVIIMRLFLSIFPRTPAGGTSGNWMFFEMQDYIAFLAGASMIIGNTIALKQRNVKRMLAYSSIAHAGYVLVAFVTLSPFMIDTIWFYLAAYLLMNLGAFAVLQLITDKSGSEDISQFAGLYKRSPILAVTMTIYILSLAGIPGTAGFIGKLNIFISAFASVPSHYVLASILIVTTVISYFYYFGILTQMFFRPAPSQGAFNISFGVIAVIVICAIGTILLGLLPGIAFDFLYDTFNYFNDFVR, via the coding sequence ATGGATCTCGATACTTTGCTTAGTTACGAATGGGGAATTATGGCACCAGAGTTCGTCATCCTCGGTGTTGCAACCCTTCTTTCATTAATAGACTTATTTATGGGGCAAAATAAAAGTCGTAAGCCACTCGCGTGGTTAGGCATTGCTGGAATTGTCGTTGCTATTATCTTTTTAGTAGGATCATTCGATAAAGACGTGACATCCATTTTATATGATACGTATCGACTTGACTCTTTCGGTAAAGCATTTAAGCTATTATTGCTAGTAGGTGCTGGCTTAGTGTTATTGCTTTCTATGAGCTATCAGCCAAAAGATAAGCTAGAATACCGTGGTGAATTCTATTATTTATTTTTAACTGCACTACTAGGCGCTATGATTATGACTTCAAGTGGAGATATGATTACACTATTTGTCGGCCTTGAATTACTTTCTATTTCATCATATATATTAGCTGGATTGCGCAAAAAGAATCAGCTATCAAATGAATCAGCGATGAAATATGTAGTAAATGGTGGAATTGCCACAGCACTAACGTTGTTTGGAATGAGTTATATTTATGGATTAACAGGTACTACAAATGTAATTGAAATTGCATACCAGCTTTCAACAATTTACGATACGAACTTGCAATACATGTTATCATTGGCATTTTTAATTATGTTCGTTGGCTTGGCGTTTAAACTAGCAGCTGCACCTTTTCATATGTGGGCACCAGATGTCTATCAAGGGGCACCTACACCAGTAACTGCGTTTTTAAGTGTAGTATCAAAAACGGCTGGTTTTGTAATTATTATGCGTCTGTTCTTATCCATTTTTCCACGAACACCAGCAGGAGGAACAAGTGGGAATTGGATGTTTTTCGAAATGCAAGATTACATTGCATTCTTAGCAGGAGCATCGATGATTATTGGTAATACCATTGCGTTAAAACAAAGAAATGTTAAACGTATGCTCGCCTACTCTAGTATCGCTCATGCTGGGTACGTATTAGTAGCTTTTGTCACACTCTCACCATTTATGATTGACACTATTTGGTTTTACTTAGCTGCGTATTTACTAATGAATTTAGGCGCATTTGCGGTATTACAACTAATCACTGATAAATCAGGTTCTGAGGATATCAGCCAATTTGCTGGTCTATATAAACGCTCACCAATTTTAGCAGTGACGATGACCATCTATATATTATCGCTTGCAGGTATTCCTGGAACAGCAGGATTTATTGGGAAGCTAAATATATTTATAAGCGCATTTGCTTCTGTTCCTAGCCATTACGTACTCGCATCGATTTTAATCGTGACGACTGTCATATCATATTTCTATTATTTCGGCATATTGACGCAAATGTTCTTTCGTCCTGCGCCATCGCAAGGTGCATTTAACATCTCATTTGGTGTCATAGCTGTTATCGTCATTTGTGCAATTGGTACAATCCTTCTAGGGTTACTTCCTGGCATTGCATTTGACTTTTTATACGACACTTTTAACTATTTTAATGATTTTGTACGCTAG
- a CDS encoding NADH-quinone oxidoreductase subunit M, protein MNASFYLSLLIFSPLLGIILLMLIPKTQEKQIKLVGFLATLPALCLSLIVFVKYVTGEALSQYAEKYEWIHLGQFPGVPEFAWRIDYELSLDGLALVMIVLTTVLSTLAAIASIHIKKEWKGYFMLFLLLEIGMLGVFTAGNLILFFIFFEVTLIPMFFLIGKWGYFAKEKAAFSFLIYNGIGSAILLIVIIILFAKTGTANFEDLKVALSYPVDQIQFFFPVSEQLRFGLLIALIVAFGVKLPIFPLHSWMLRVHVQAPPAIVMLHSGVLLKIGAFGLIRFGMGLFPNEFESIAIWLAILGVINLLYGAFLALIQTDLKMVLAYSSISHMGIVLIGLAALNEAGIQGAIFQVVSHGLISALLFFLVGVMYERVNTSSIDKLGGLAKAMPLTAGFLLAGAMASLGLPGMSGFVSEFMAFAGLFKEMPVIAAIGALGIILTAAYLLRAVLQVTFGTAKQSYGKLADFKGVEMVPALVLLGFIILIGVYPTVLSEPLKSTIETIMLGIGG, encoded by the coding sequence ATGAACGCATCTTTCTATTTATCACTATTAATATTCTCCCCATTGCTAGGAATTATTCTTCTCATGTTGATTCCTAAAACGCAAGAGAAGCAAATTAAGCTTGTAGGTTTTTTAGCAACATTACCTGCATTATGCTTATCACTCATTGTTTTTGTGAAATATGTAACTGGTGAAGCTTTAAGTCAATATGCTGAAAAATATGAATGGATTCATTTAGGTCAGTTTCCAGGGGTACCTGAATTTGCTTGGAGAATTGATTATGAGCTAAGTCTAGACGGTCTAGCACTCGTCATGATCGTACTTACAACAGTCCTTTCGACTCTAGCGGCGATCGCGTCTATTCATATTAAAAAAGAATGGAAAGGCTATTTCATGCTTTTCCTGTTATTAGAAATTGGTATGCTCGGCGTTTTTACTGCTGGGAACCTTATCTTATTCTTTATCTTCTTCGAAGTAACGCTTATTCCAATGTTTTTCCTCATTGGAAAATGGGGCTATTTTGCCAAAGAAAAAGCAGCGTTCAGCTTCTTAATCTATAATGGGATTGGTTCAGCTATCCTATTAATCGTTATTATTATCTTATTTGCGAAAACTGGAACAGCCAATTTTGAGGATCTTAAGGTTGCCTTAAGCTACCCTGTCGATCAAATTCAATTTTTCTTTCCGGTTTCTGAACAACTTCGTTTTGGGTTACTCATTGCACTTATTGTTGCATTTGGCGTGAAGCTACCTATATTTCCGTTACATAGCTGGATGCTACGTGTTCACGTCCAAGCACCACCAGCCATTGTAATGCTTCACTCAGGTGTCCTATTAAAAATCGGTGCTTTCGGTCTCATTCGGTTTGGTATGGGGTTATTCCCGAACGAGTTTGAGTCAATAGCAATATGGCTAGCGATATTAGGTGTTATTAACCTGTTATATGGTGCATTTTTAGCACTTATTCAAACAGACTTAAAAATGGTACTAGCTTATTCAAGTATTTCACATATGGGAATTGTGTTAATTGGACTAGCTGCATTAAATGAGGCTGGCATTCAAGGTGCGATTTTTCAAGTCGTATCACACGGCTTAATTTCAGCATTGTTGTTCTTCCTCGTAGGTGTAATGTATGAACGTGTCAACACCTCATCGATTGACAAGCTTGGTGGTTTAGCCAAGGCGATGCCATTAACAGCAGGGTTCTTACTTGCTGGGGCAATGGCATCATTAGGATTACCTGGCATGTCAGGGTTCGTAAGTGAATTCATGGCATTTGCTGGTTTATTTAAAGAAATGCCTGTCATTGCAGCAATAGGGGCACTTGGGATTATTTTGACAGCAGCTTATTTACTACGAGCAGTGTTGCAAGTTACATTTGGAACTGCAAAGCAATCATATGGGAAACTAGCTGATTTCAAAGGAGTAGAAATGGTTCCTGCACTCGTATTACTCGGTTTTATTATCTTAATAGGTGTATACCCAACTGTTCTATCAGAGCCGTTAAAATCAACTATTGAGACTATTATGTTAGGAATAGGAGGGTGA
- the nuoL gene encoding NADH-quinone oxidoreductase subunit L, whose translation MMEYAWLIPLFPLVSFVLLLLIGKRLKEGSAYVGILMTLVSFTLAIFVLVERLSEPTFKQEGTWLTIGNINLTAGFEINQLNALMLVVVTLVSFLVHLYSKGYMHGDERFPVFYAYLGLFTFSMLGLVISPNLLQTYVFWELVGVGSFLLIGFYFYKEDAKAAAKKAFIMTRIGDVGLFIGMILLFWQVGSFEYDDIFHAVSTNVIPMEMITLTAILIFIGAMGKSGQFPLHSWLPDAMEGPTPVSALIHAATMVAAGVYLVASMFPLFTASETALTTVAIIGGFTAIFAASIGLVQTDIKRVLAYSTVSQLGYMMLALGSAGYVAGVFHLTTHAFFKALLFLAAGSVIHAVHTQNINEMGGLWKKLRLTGPLFLIGTLAISGVPLLSGFFSKEEILVATWTHGNYGLFWIAVIAAFFTAFYMFRLFFLVFTGKQNGTTKEVHESPLSMTFPMIVLAILAIVAGYINTPWFGTFLGDWLAEGNEYLEAAHIKAPAWIMIVATVVSFVGIFLAYLMYGKKSLARDTFSSRESIVYNILLNKYYIDEFYQATVVYSTKVISLFMKYIEKFIVEGIVNGIALFTQSIGRIGSKLQNGQIQMYGAVTIIGLAILLVIFALTGGYIG comes from the coding sequence ATGATGGAATATGCATGGTTAATACCGCTTTTCCCGTTAGTTTCTTTTGTGCTTCTTCTCCTGATTGGTAAGCGTTTGAAGGAGGGGAGTGCATATGTAGGTATTCTCATGACGTTGGTATCTTTCACATTGGCAATTTTCGTATTGGTAGAACGGCTAAGTGAACCAACATTTAAGCAAGAAGGTACATGGCTTACGATTGGGAATATCAACTTAACAGCGGGATTTGAAATCAATCAATTAAATGCACTAATGCTAGTAGTAGTGACGCTTGTCAGTTTTCTTGTACACCTTTATTCAAAGGGATATATGCATGGAGATGAACGGTTTCCAGTATTTTATGCATATCTAGGGTTATTTACATTTTCTATGCTAGGATTAGTGATTTCACCAAACCTACTTCAAACATATGTATTTTGGGAGTTAGTTGGTGTAGGATCATTCTTATTAATCGGTTTTTATTTTTATAAAGAGGATGCGAAAGCAGCTGCCAAAAAGGCGTTTATCATGACAAGAATCGGTGATGTAGGACTATTCATTGGTATGATTCTATTATTTTGGCAGGTCGGTAGCTTTGAATATGATGACATTTTTCATGCAGTATCAACAAATGTGATACCAATGGAAATGATTACATTAACAGCTATTTTAATTTTTATTGGAGCGATGGGTAAGTCAGGTCAGTTTCCATTACATTCATGGCTTCCTGATGCGATGGAAGGTCCGACACCTGTATCCGCACTTATACATGCGGCGACGATGGTAGCTGCAGGGGTATATTTGGTTGCATCGATGTTTCCATTGTTTACTGCAAGTGAAACAGCATTGACAACAGTTGCTATTATTGGTGGCTTTACAGCGATATTTGCTGCATCGATCGGACTTGTTCAAACGGATATTAAACGAGTGCTAGCTTATTCAACGGTTAGTCAGTTAGGGTATATGATGCTTGCACTAGGCTCTGCCGGCTATGTTGCTGGGGTATTTCACCTGACAACACATGCATTCTTTAAGGCATTGCTATTCTTAGCAGCTGGTAGTGTCATTCACGCAGTTCACACGCAGAACATTAATGAGATGGGTGGTTTATGGAAAAAGCTGCGTCTCACAGGTCCGTTATTTTTAATTGGTACGTTAGCAATTAGCGGAGTACCATTGCTTTCTGGGTTTTTCAGTAAAGAAGAAATTTTAGTTGCGACATGGACTCATGGCAATTATGGGTTGTTTTGGATCGCTGTCATTGCAGCATTCTTCACAGCATTTTATATGTTCCGCTTATTCTTTTTAGTATTTACGGGAAAACAAAATGGAACTACGAAAGAGGTACACGAGTCACCGTTATCGATGACGTTTCCGATGATTGTGTTAGCTATTTTAGCGATTGTAGCTGGATACATAAATACACCTTGGTTTGGAACGTTCTTAGGTGATTGGTTGGCAGAAGGAAATGAATACTTGGAAGCTGCACATATTAAAGCCCCAGCATGGATTATGATTGTGGCAACGGTCGTTTCATTTGTCGGTATTTTTCTAGCATATTTAATGTATGGGAAAAAATCACTTGCAAGGGATACCTTTTCTTCACGTGAATCGATTGTTTATAACATTTTGTTAAATAAGTATTACATAGATGAGTTTTATCAAGCAACGGTTGTTTACTCGACTAAAGTGATTAGCTTATTTATGAAATATATTGAGAAATTTATCGTTGAAGGTATAGTGAATGGCATTGCATTATTTACACAAAGCATAGGTAGAATAGGGTCCAAGCTGCAAAATGGTCAGATTCAAATGTATGGTGCAGTGACTATTATTGGTTTAGCAATCTTATTAGTGATCTTTGCTTTGACAGGGGGGTATATCGGATGA
- the nuoK gene encoding NADH-quinone oxidoreductase subunit NuoK — protein sequence MSSTPLAGYLLLALFLFCLGLYGALTKKNMVIVLISIELMLNAVNINLVAFSKFGVNPNITGQIFSLFTITIAAAEAAVGLAILMALYRNRKTVNIDEMDSMKH from the coding sequence ATGAGTTCAACTCCTTTAGCTGGTTATTTATTATTAGCGTTGTTTTTATTCTGCTTAGGCTTGTATGGTGCGCTGACAAAAAAAAATATGGTCATTGTGCTCATTTCGATTGAGCTAATGCTCAATGCTGTAAATATTAATTTAGTAGCATTTAGTAAATTTGGAGTCAATCCAAATATTACTGGTCAAATCTTTTCCCTTTTTACGATAACTATTGCTGCAGCAGAGGCGGCGGTTGGTTTAGCTATCTTAATGGCGCTATATCGTAATCGAAAGACAGTTAACATCGACGAAATGGATTCGATGAAGCATTAA
- a CDS encoding NADH-quinone oxidoreductase subunit J, with amino-acid sequence MSGEFIALIVLSLIAIIGSILMLSLTKVVHMVISLVFTFISIAGVYVLLSAEFVAAVQILIYSGAITIIMLFGIMLTRHNDETGDSKASMLRKLLTLIGVIAFGIVVMLGIVNLDFGQQATTLHVENTKQIGIALYSKFVIPFELMSVLLLVALIGAIILAKKDDEEADNK; translated from the coding sequence ATGAGCGGTGAATTTATAGCACTAATAGTACTTTCACTAATCGCTATAATTGGCAGTATCCTCATGTTGTCTCTAACAAAGGTAGTACACATGGTCATTTCACTTGTGTTTACGTTTATTAGTATTGCTGGTGTTTATGTCCTGTTGTCTGCAGAATTTGTAGCGGCTGTTCAAATATTAATATACTCTGGTGCTATTACGATTATTATGTTGTTTGGTATTATGCTGACTCGTCATAATGATGAAACGGGTGACTCTAAGGCAAGCATGCTGCGTAAGCTTCTTACCTTAATAGGTGTCATAGCTTTTGGAATCGTTGTCATGCTAGGAATTGTTAATCTTGATTTCGGTCAACAAGCGACTACCTTACATGTAGAAAATACAAAGCAGATAGGTATAGCCCTTTATTCTAAATTTGTTATACCGTTTGAGTTAATGTCTGTTCTTTTGCTTGTAGCACTGATTGGGGCTATTATTTTAGCAAAAAAAGATGATGAGGAGGCAGACAATAAATGA
- the nuoI gene encoding NADH-quinone oxidoreductase subunit NuoI — protein MLGLAKGLKYTLNSVTKKKVTYDYPNESLPLPDRFRGIQKFYPEKCIVCNQCANICPTDCIRLTGKKHPDPNKKGKIIDTYDINFEICILCDLCTEVCPTEAIVMTNNFELAEYSRDELFKNLEWLDENDQNIRKENKA, from the coding sequence ATGCTAGGTTTAGCAAAAGGATTAAAATATACCCTAAATAGTGTAACGAAGAAGAAGGTTACGTATGATTATCCGAATGAATCATTACCACTTCCTGATCGTTTTCGAGGAATACAAAAATTCTATCCTGAAAAATGTATCGTTTGTAACCAGTGTGCAAATATATGCCCGACAGATTGCATTAGACTGACTGGTAAGAAGCACCCTGATCCAAATAAAAAAGGGAAAATCATCGATACTTATGATATTAATTTTGAAATTTGTATTTTATGTGATTTATGCACAGAAGTCTGTCCGACTGAAGCAATAGTCATGACCAACAACTTTGAGCTTGCTGAGTACAGTCGTGATGAGCTATTTAAAAATCTAGAATGGTTAGATGAGAATGACCAAAACATTCGAAAGGAGAATAAGGCATGA
- the nuoH gene encoding NADH-quinone oxidoreductase subunit NuoH, with the protein MIQDLLHSSPTVGNLGIFLGLGTLFLFVVLGFVTYGILAERKVMGFMQGRIGPNQVGGRWGLLQTVADVLKLLLKEDVVTKNADRPLFLIAPIIAFAPAFMVLATMPFTDAFQFADIGVGLLYYIAISGLTTIGVVTGGWASNNKYALLGSMRAAAQMISYEIPLVMSVLGVIFLTGSLNLNDIVQGQETWWNIFRQPIGFVVFLIAAVAELNRVPFDLPEAESEIIAGYHVEYSGFRWAFFMLAEYVYFFAMASLITVLFLGGWHPIMFLDFIPGAVWFALKFSFVVFLLIWFRVAFPRVRADHLMEFGWKVLLPVALANIFITAVIKEIINYF; encoded by the coding sequence ATGATACAAGACTTATTGCATTCCTCACCAACTGTCGGAAATCTGGGCATTTTTTTAGGATTAGGTACGCTATTTTTATTTGTAGTACTAGGATTTGTTACATATGGCATCTTAGCAGAGAGGAAAGTAATGGGATTTATGCAGGGACGTATAGGCCCAAACCAAGTGGGGGGCCGTTGGGGCTTATTACAAACTGTTGCAGATGTTCTTAAACTGCTATTAAAAGAAGATGTCGTAACGAAGAATGCTGATAGACCACTATTTTTAATTGCTCCAATCATTGCCTTTGCTCCTGCATTTATGGTATTGGCAACAATGCCATTCACGGATGCATTTCAATTTGCAGATATTGGTGTGGGATTATTGTATTATATCGCTATATCTGGCTTAACGACAATTGGGGTTGTGACTGGTGGTTGGGCATCAAACAACAAATATGCATTATTAGGTAGTATGCGTGCCGCTGCACAGATGATTTCTTACGAGATTCCACTTGTAATGTCAGTATTAGGGGTCATCTTCTTAACTGGAAGCTTAAATTTAAATGATATCGTTCAAGGTCAAGAAACTTGGTGGAATATATTTAGGCAACCAATTGGTTTTGTCGTCTTTTTAATTGCTGCTGTTGCAGAGTTAAATCGTGTACCTTTTGATTTGCCAGAGGCAGAGTCAGAAATTATTGCAGGGTACCACGTCGAATATTCAGGGTTTCGCTGGGCATTTTTCATGCTAGCTGAATATGTTTACTTTTTTGCAATGGCTTCACTAATAACTGTATTATTTTTAGGGGGATGGCATCCGATCATGTTCCTTGATTTCATTCCTGGAGCGGTTTGGTTTGCTTTAAAGTTTAGCTTCGTAGTATTTTTACTTATTTGGTTCCGTGTTGCATTTCCACGCGTACGAGCAGACCATCTAATGGAATTTGGCTGGAAGGTGTTACTACCTGTAGCTCTTGCAAATATTTTTATTACAGCTGTAATTAAGGAAATTATTAACTACTTTTAG
- a CDS encoding NADH-quinone oxidoreductase subunit D, whose translation MIRTEEMLLNVGPQHPSTHGVFRLVVKIDGEIITEATPVIGYLHRGTEKLAEDLQYTQIIPFTDRMDYLSAMTNNYVLCHSVETMMGLEVPERAEYLRVLAMELGRIASHLVWWGTYLLDIGAVSPFLYAFREREMIINLLNELSGARLTFNYMRVGGVKWDAPEGWIQKVEEFVPYMREQLKGYHDLVTGNEIFMSRVKGVGTYTKEDALAYSLSGVNLRCTGVKWDLRKDEPYSIYDRFDFDVPFREEGDALARYFCRLEEIEESLKIIEQACEQFPNEGPILAKVPRIIKAPKGEAYVRIESPRGEIGCYIASDGKKEPYRLKFRRPSFYNLQILSKLLKGENMANLIVILGAVDIVLGEVDG comes from the coding sequence ATGATTCGAACAGAAGAAATGCTCCTTAACGTTGGACCGCAGCATCCAAGTACACATGGTGTATTTCGGCTTGTGGTCAAAATAGATGGTGAAATCATAACGGAAGCGACACCAGTAATTGGTTATCTTCACCGTGGAACAGAAAAACTAGCAGAGGACTTACAATATACACAAATTATCCCATTTACTGATAGAATGGATTATTTATCAGCAATGACGAATAATTACGTCCTTTGTCATTCAGTTGAAACAATGATGGGGCTTGAAGTACCTGAACGAGCTGAATACTTACGAGTATTGGCGATGGAGCTTGGACGTATCGCAAGTCATCTCGTCTGGTGGGGAACATATTTACTAGATATCGGTGCAGTCAGTCCGTTTCTTTATGCATTTAGAGAACGTGAAATGATTATTAATCTGCTAAACGAACTTTCAGGTGCTAGACTTACCTTTAATTATATGAGGGTAGGCGGTGTCAAGTGGGACGCACCAGAAGGTTGGATTCAGAAGGTAGAAGAGTTTGTTCCATACATGCGCGAACAGCTTAAAGGGTATCATGACCTCGTCACAGGAAACGAGATCTTTATGAGTCGTGTAAAAGGTGTAGGAACTTATACGAAGGAAGATGCACTTGCATATTCTTTAAGCGGAGTAAACTTACGCTGTACGGGCGTTAAATGGGACCTACGAAAAGACGAGCCATATTCAATCTACGATAGGTTTGATTTTGATGTACCTTTTCGAGAAGAAGGCGATGCATTAGCACGTTATTTCTGCCGTTTAGAAGAAATTGAAGAGTCATTAAAAATAATTGAACAAGCTTGTGAACAGTTTCCAAATGAAGGTCCAATATTGGCGAAAGTACCTAGGATTATTAAAGCTCCGAAAGGTGAAGCGTATGTGCGAATTGAATCACCTCGTGGAGAAATAGGCTGTTACATTGCAAGTGACGGTAAGAAGGAGCCGTATCGTTTAAAATTCCGTCGGCCTTCATTTTATAATTTGCAAATCCTCTCAAAATTATTAAAAGGGGAAAATATGGCGAATTTAATTGTTATTTTAGGAGCAGTTGATATTGTTCTTGGGGAGGTAGATGGGTAA
- a CDS encoding NADH-quinone oxidoreductase subunit C, whose protein sequence is MSKDLDQQKKEAAKKAKELALKKLAEKKANDASLKEDENDSNIDVAKAKAAAAAKAKAAALAKQKEIAKQKNEGEKSAQKEAVTSSSNDVTDLEKQKAAAAAKAKAAALAKQKAKEKNERASEGDEAKAKAAAAAKAKAAALAKQKAKEKNEKAPEGDEAKAKAAAAAKAKAAAAAKAKAAALAKQQRDSGNEKVENDDAAAAKAKAIAAAKAKAKAAAAAKAKASGATESDQTIEKKPSQNQPYLDKYVKVIEEHLGKEVLSDSYINELSKDVPTLVATPDSYFKIAEFLKYNEQLSFDYLSNIHGTDFVSHMEVYVHLYSYINRQTVALKVKIDREEPIIDSLQPLWEGANWPEREAYDLLGINFKGHPNLARILLAEDWVGYPLRKDYEPYDVEV, encoded by the coding sequence ATGAGCAAAGATCTTGACCAACAAAAGAAGGAAGCTGCAAAAAAAGCTAAAGAACTAGCATTAAAAAAACTAGCAGAGAAGAAAGCTAACGATGCTAGTCTTAAAGAAGATGAAAATGATTCAAATATTGATGTGGCTAAAGCAAAAGCTGCCGCAGCAGCGAAGGCAAAGGCTGCTGCATTAGCCAAACAAAAAGAGATTGCAAAGCAAAAAAATGAGGGCGAAAAATCAGCACAAAAGGAAGCGGTTACAAGTAGTTCTAATGATGTAACAGACCTTGAAAAGCAAAAGGCAGCCGCAGCAGCAAAAGCAAAAGCAGCTGCGTTAGCCAAGCAAAAAGCAAAAGAAAAGAACGAAAGAGCTTCTGAAGGTGATGAAGCGAAAGCAAAAGCTGCTGCAGCAGCAAAAGCGAAAGCAGCTGCGTTAGCCAAACAAAAAGCAAAAGAAAAAAACGAAAAAGCTCCTGAAGGTGATGAAGCGAAAGCAAAGGCGGCAGCCGCAGCAAAAGCAAAAGCCGCCGCAGCAGCAAAGGCAAAAGCAGCTGCTTTAGCAAAGCAACAGAGAGATAGTGGCAATGAGAAAGTAGAAAATGATGATGCCGCAGCAGCAAAAGCGAAAGCGATTGCAGCAGCAAAGGCAAAAGCGAAGGCTGCCGCAGCAGCAAAAGCAAAAGCAAGTGGTGCAACAGAGTCAGATCAAACAATAGAGAAAAAACCATCTCAAAACCAACCTTATCTCGATAAATATGTAAAAGTAATTGAAGAGCATCTTGGAAAGGAAGTTTTGTCAGACTCATATATTAATGAGCTTTCAAAAGATGTTCCAACACTAGTAGCAACACCTGACTCATATTTTAAAATAGCAGAATTCCTAAAATATAATGAACAGTTAAGCTTTGACTATTTATCGAATATACACGGAACAGATTTTGTTTCGCATATGGAAGTTTATGTGCATTTATACTCATATATTAATCGGCAAACTGTTGCCTTAAAGGTCAAAATAGATCGTGAGGAACCAATTATTGATTCGTTGCAACCATTATGGGAAGGAGCGAATTGGCCTGAACGGGAAGCTTATGACTTATTAGGCATCAATTTTAAAGGTCATCCTAACTTAGCACGCATTTTACTTGCAGAGGATTGGGTTGGATACCCGCTTAGAAAAGACTACGAACCGTATGATGTGGAGGTTTAA
- a CDS encoding NADH-quinone oxidoreductase subunit B: protein MDLKIENISAEEMEELKRNIFFTTLEQLKGWARSNSLWPLTMGLACCGIEMMGVGSSHYDLDRFGSFFRTSPRQSDVMIVSGTVTKKMAPIVKRLYDQMSEPKWVIAMGSCATAGGPYVKSYAVVKGVDQIVPVDVYIPGCPPNPAALIYGINKLKEKIRYEAKTGKKVM from the coding sequence ATGGATTTAAAAATAGAAAACATTTCAGCAGAAGAAATGGAAGAATTAAAACGCAATATATTTTTTACAACACTTGAACAATTGAAGGGTTGGGCGAGAAGTAATTCTTTATGGCCATTAACAATGGGACTCGCTTGTTGTGGTATCGAAATGATGGGTGTTGGATCATCACATTATGACTTAGACCGTTTTGGCTCTTTTTTTCGTACCTCTCCACGACAATCTGATGTCATGATTGTTTCTGGGACAGTAACAAAGAAAATGGCGCCTATCGTTAAGAGGTTATACGATCAAATGTCTGAACCTAAGTGGGTAATAGCAATGGGGTCTTGTGCAACAGCGGGAGGACCATATGTTAAGTCTTATGCAGTTGTCAAAGGGGTCGACCAGATTGTACCTGTCGATGTATACATTCCTGGGTGTCCGCCAAATCCAGCAGCACTTATTTATGGAATAAATAAATTAAAGGAAAAAATTCGCTACGAAGCTAAGACAGGGAAGAAGGTGATGTAG
- a CDS encoding NADH-quinone oxidoreductase subunit A, whose translation MEQFNLYINNYLIVFVFLCLGVLLPVAALTAGRFLRPHAPNSEKQKTYESGIEPFHDSRVQFNVRYYIFGLMFVIFDVETVFLYPWAVAYDELGIFALIEMLIFVVMLLIGLIYAWKKKVLKWI comes from the coding sequence ATGGAGCAATTTAACTTATACATCAACAATTATTTAATCGTATTCGTTTTTCTATGTCTAGGAGTCTTGTTACCTGTAGCTGCATTAACAGCAGGGCGATTTTTACGGCCGCATGCACCTAACAGTGAAAAACAAAAGACGTACGAAAGCGGTATTGAACCATTCCATGATTCACGTGTGCAGTTTAACGTAAGGTATTATATTTTTGGCTTAATGTTTGTGATTTTTGATGTTGAAACAGTTTTCTTATACCCATGGGCAGTTGCATATGACGAACTCGGTATTTTCGCATTAATTGAAATGCTTATTTTTGTCGTTATGTTATTAATCGGGTTAATATATGCATGGAAGAAGAAGGTGTTAAAATGGATTTAA